The stretch of DNA TATTCTTAGTGAGCGTTTGTCAAATATACCTTCTGTAATTGCATTGCCTTATAATTCAAGAGTTAAAGCATTTATAAATTTATATGTAAATAAAAGACGAGGACAAGTTGAATCAATGCTTGGGCTTACAGAATATTATTTTCCGATATTTGAAGAAATTCTTGATAAAGAAGGACTTCCCCATGAATTTAAATATCTATCTTTAATAGAATCAGCTCTAAATCCACGCGCAGTTTCAAGAGCAGGTGCTACAGGTATTTGGCAATTTATGTACACTACAGGAAAAATTTACGGATTAGAAATAAATTCATTTGTTGATGAAAGAAGAGACCCTATAAAAGCAACTTATGCAGCAGCAGCTTTTTTAAAAGACCTTTACGAACTTTATGGAGATTGGACTTTGGCACTTGCCGCATACAATTGCGGACCCGGTAATGTAAATAAAGCAATTCGTAGGTCGGGTGGTAAAACAGATTTTTGGGAGATATTTTATTATTTGCCACGCGAAACACGTGGATATGTACCTTCATTTATTGCAGCAAGTTATTTTATGCACTATCATTCGGAGCATAATTTAGAAGCAAGAAAAATAAGTTATCCTGTTTTTTGTGATACAATAATGATTGATAAAGAATTGCATCTCAAGCAAGTATCTGAGGTCTTAAATATTGATATTGAACAATTACGTGATCTTAATCCTCAATACAGAACTGATATTATTCCTGCAAAAACAAAAACCTATTCTCTAAAACTTCCGGCTGAGGCTGCTACACGATTTATTGATAATCAAGAAAATATATTTACATACAAAGATTCTATATTTTTTAATCCAAAACTCGCAGTTGTTTCACCTCCAAGAAACCAAAGAAATAGAAGCTATAACCCACCAACTTCTAAAAATAAAACAGCGATTTATTATCGTGTGAAATCAGGCGATAATCTTGGTTTTATTTCTTCTTGGTACAATGTTCGTATTTCCGATTTACGCTATTGGAATAATATTCGTGGGAATATGATTCGTGTTGGACAAAAACTTGTAATCTATGTTCCGACCTCAAAAGCAGCTAATTATAGTAGTGTTGATAACAAAAGTTTTGCACAAAAACAAAGGGCAATAGGAGGATCTGTGAAAACAAATTCAACAAAAGCTACTAAAACTGTTTCGGCTAAGAAATTAAAATCAGGAAGCTATTTTATTTATGTTGTAAAATCAGGAGATAATCCTTGGACAATTGCTCAAAAATATTCGGGAGTGAGTTCGCAGGATATCCTTGATTTAAATGGAATTTCCAATTCACGAGGATTGAAACCGGGACAAAAAATTAAAATTCCAAAAAGATAAATGATTCAAATCCAGATTGTACAATGAAGCCATTTAGGATAGTTATTTTTTTAATTGCAGTTTTTCTGATATTGTCAATTGTGCTATTTGTATTTCCTAAAGGTGGAATAAAATTATCTGAGGATTTTTCTATTAAATTACCAACATTTGAAAATATTTTTAATCCAAAGAAAGTAGAATACGCTGATATTTCAAATATTATTAGCAATACCGATTCATTGATAACAGAGCCTGAAAAAGAAAAAAAAATTGATACTCTTAGGGCTGATGCAAATGATTTGATAACCAATGTTTATAAAATTCAATATCCTAATGGAGAAAAAGAAATTTTATATCCTTTCTTTCGTGAATTAAAAAACCTAAAATCATCAGGGAAATTGATAAGGATACTTCACTACGGTGATTCTCAGATTGAAGGTGATAGAATAACATCTTATTTGCGATTCAAATTTCAAAACATGTTTGGAGGTTCAGGTGCAGGAATGTTACCCATTTTAAATGTTACTAAATCAATTTCATTAAATGTAAATGCTTCGGATGAGTGGAAGAAATATACAGTTATTGGAAAAAAAGATTCTACGCTAAATCATAAACGATACGGTGCATTATTAAATTTTGCACGTTTTTCTCCTGTTTCAAATGATAGCATTCTCAATGATAGTATTAACTATGAAGCCTTGATAACTTTAAAAAAATCAAATCTCACTTATTATAACACAAGACAATTCAATCAGTTAAGATTATTTTATGGTTACAATAAACAAGCATTTACAATTGAGCTTTTTGATAAGGAAGAAAAACTTATTAGAAAAGATTCATTAGAAGCAAGAAATTCGGCTACAACAATAAGTTGGAAATTTGAAAAAACTCCTGAATTATTAACATTAAAGTTAAAGGGAAAAGATAGCCCTGATTTTTATGGAATTGCTGTTGATAACACTTACGGTGTTGCTGTTGATAATATTCCTTTGCGAGGTAGTGCAGGTCTTGATTTTGCTAAAACAGACCTTGTATTTTTGAGCAAGATGTATAGATATTTAGAGGTAAAATTACTTGTTCTTGAATTTGGAGTAAACGTTGTTCCTAATGTTGTTGACAATTATGATTATTACGAGAGGTGGTTTTATAATAATTTGAGAGCATTAAAACGAATTAACCCCGAAATTTCAATTATTGTAATAGGATTATCAGATATGGCACGAAAAACCGAATCAGGCAATTATTACGAATCCTATCCAAATATCGGATTGATTCGTGATGCACAAAAAAAAGCTGCATTTAAAGCAGGCTGTGG from Bacteroidota bacterium encodes:
- a CDS encoding LysM peptidoglycan-binding domain-containing protein; translated protein: MNKKIIILLLIFSSTIVFGKNFQKDTIGDTNKIKIHTQLLENLDSLSTLWYVQKSLDLEKKKHKKNKITGTPEFSDSILSERLSNIPSVIALPYNSRVKAFINLYVNKRRGQVESMLGLTEYYFPIFEEILDKEGLPHEFKYLSLIESALNPRAVSRAGATGIWQFMYTTGKIYGLEINSFVDERRDPIKATYAAAAFLKDLYELYGDWTLALAAYNCGPGNVNKAIRRSGGKTDFWEIFYYLPRETRGYVPSFIAASYFMHYHSEHNLEARKISYPVFCDTIMIDKELHLKQVSEVLNIDIEQLRDLNPQYRTDIIPAKTKTYSLKLPAEAATRFIDNQENIFTYKDSIFFNPKLAVVSPPRNQRNRSYNPPTSKNKTAIYYRVKSGDNLGFISSWYNVRISDLRYWNNIRGNMIRVGQKLVIYVPTSKAANYSSVDNKSFAQKQRAIGGSVKTNSTKATKTVSAKKLKSGSYFIYVVKSGDNPWTIAQKYSGVSSQDILDLNGISNSRGLKPGQKIKIPKR